Proteins from a single region of Stutzerimonas stutzeri:
- a CDS encoding DUF1850 domain-containing protein: protein MIGLCLGLAGVVWAEVPAPAFTLAWNHTIEKIRWEEDYRVTPDGLLLGEARVKGSGAGMEIPDDAELRDGAWHYQRQMPALPLLRLGRTPEAGDYQLCFDQRCHAMSEWLGPPQADQPALEVWGCTVQTASVGND, encoded by the coding sequence GTGATCGGTCTGTGCCTGGGGCTGGCAGGCGTGGTGTGGGCCGAAGTGCCCGCCCCCGCCTTCACCCTGGCGTGGAACCACACCATCGAGAAGATCCGCTGGGAAGAGGATTACCGCGTGACGCCGGACGGGCTGCTGCTCGGCGAAGCGCGGGTCAAGGGTTCTGGTGCCGGGATGGAAATCCCGGATGACGCCGAACTGCGCGACGGGGCCTGGCACTACCAGCGCCAGATGCCTGCGTTGCCACTCCTGCGCCTGGGGCGAACCCCCGAGGCAGGGGATTACCAACTGTGTTTTGACCAGCGTTGCCACGCCATGAGCGAATGGCTCGGCCCGCCACAAGCGGACCAGCCGGCGCTGGAAGT